In Phycisphaerales bacterium, the sequence CGAGAGCGCCCTACTCGATCTGCTCCTCGAACGCCTCGATCGCGTCCTCCGCGCGGGCACCACCACGATCGAGATCAAGTCCGGCTACGGACTCTCGACGCGCGATGAACTCAAGATGCTCCGCGTGATCCATGAGGCCCGATCCCGCTGGCCGGGCACGGTCGTCGCGACGGCCTTGCTCGGGCACGCGATCGACCCCGACGTTCCCGACTTTGTCCAGCGCACGATCGATGAGACGCTCCCCGCTGTTCATGCCGAGTTCCCCGGCGTCGCGATCGACGCGTTTTGTGAGAAGGGCGCATGGTCGCGTGAGCAGTGCGTGCAACTCTTCGCCCAGGCGCGGTCGCTCGGGCACCCCATCCGCGTCCACGCCGACCAGTTCAACAGCCTTGGCATAATCGACGACGCTATTCGCCTCGGTGCTGCCAGCGTCGATCACCTCGAGGCCAGCACGCGCGACGATCTCCAGCAACTCTCTGAGTCGTCCACCTTCGGTGTCGGCCTCCCCTGCACCGGCCTGCACATGGCGACCCGCGCCGGCGGCGACTTCGCCGATCTCCGCGCCCTCGCCGACCTCGGCGGACGCGTCGCCATCGCCACCAACAGCAACCCCGGCTCGGCCACCACGTTCGCCATGCCCATCGCGATGGCCGCCGCCGTGCGGTTCTGCGGGCTGACTCCCCAGGAATCGATCGTCGCCTCGACGGCCAACGCCGGCGCACTGCTGACAAACGTCGATCCAACCCTTGCCGATCGCGGCCGCCTCGAGCCGGGCCTTCGCGCCGATCTGGTCCTGCTCCGTCACACCGACGAGCGCTCCCTTGCCTACGAATGGGCCTCGGACCATATCGCCTTGACCATCTGCCACGGTCGCGTCGTCTTCTCCGCATGATCGGGGAGCATGCCCGCGACACTGGCCCGACCGGAGGACGCCTCCCTGGACGCCGACACGCTACGCCGCGTTGAAGACGCCGTGATACGCCTGCTCACCCTCTCGCCGAGCGAGCGTGAGTCGGCCCTCGTCGCGCTCGGGCGCGACGAACCCGATGTCGAGCGCGAGGCCCGTTCGCTCCTGAAGCACGCCGCAAACGTGACTCAGTTTCTCGCGACGCCCGCCCTGGGCACCAATCTCGATTCACTCGGCTTCGACACGCCGCAACTCGCCGAGGATCTCTCCGGCCTCGTCATCGGCGCGTACAAACTCACCTCCAAGATCGCCACCGGCGGCATGGGCGCCGTCTATCGCGCCTCACGAATCGACGGGCAGTTCGAGCAGGACGTCGCCGTCAAGATCGTGAAACGCGGCATGGACTCCGACGAGATCCTCCGCCGATTCGTCCACGAGCGCCAGACCCTTGCCAATCTCAATCACCCCAACATCGCCCGCCTGATCGACGGCGGTGTCACCGGCTCCGGCCGCCCGTACCTCGTCATGGAACTCATCGCGGGCGAGCCGATCGATGAGTACGTCTCCACACGCGCGCTCGACATCCCCTCACGGCTCACGCTCTTCCGCACTGTCTGCGACGCCGTCCGTTTCGCCCACCAGAACCTCGTCATCCACCGCGATCTCAAACCCAGCAACATCCTCGTCACCGCCGACGGCGTGCCGAAACTTCTCGACTTCGGCATCGCCAAGGTGCTCAAGGAAGGCCCTCGCCTGGACCAGACCTACACCTCGCCCGCCGACCGACTGCTCACCCCCGAGTACGCCAGCCCCGAGCAGATCCGGGGCGAGATCGTCACGACCGCGAGCGATGTCTACGCCCTTGGCGTCATCCTCTACGAACTCCTGACGAGTGCTCGCCCGTACACCTTCGCCTCGCGCACGACGGCGGACCTCGAGCGTGTGGTCTGCGAGCAGAATCCGCCCCTTCCCAGCGTCGCCTCGCCCGCCCATACTCGCGCCCTCCGCGGCGATCTCGACACGATCACGTTGACCGCCATGCGCAAGGAGCCGTTCCGCCGGTACGCCTCGGTCGAGGCCCTCATCGCCGACCTCGATCGCTACAGCCGCGGCCTGCCCATCCTCGCGCGCCCCGACACGCTCTCGTATCGCGCCTCGAAGTTCATCCGACGCAACACGCTCGCCTGCGTCCTCGCGTCCATCGCGGTCGTGCTCGGCGCGGTCGGCGTTGGGATCTACATCGCCCAGTCTATCCGCGTGACGCACCAGCGTGATGAGGCCTATTCCGCGCGCGACCAGTCCGAGGCGATCACGGCATTCCTCTCCCAGATGCTCCGCCCACCCGCGCCCATCGCCCGCGGTCGCGAGACGCGCGTCGCCGACGTCCTCGACCACGCGCTCATCCAGGCCGATGCCGAGTTGAGCGACCGCCCGCTCGTTCATGCCGCGGTCGGGAGCAGCATCGGGCGAACCTGGCTCGAACTCGGAGAGATCACCCAGGCCGAGGCCTCCGTCCGCGACGCGCTCGCACGCCGCGAGGCGATCCTCCCGCCCGGGCACCACGACATCGCCGAGAGCAAACTCGACCTCGCCGAGGTCCTCTTCCGCAAGGAGGACTACGACGGCGCCGCTCGACTCGCGAACGAGGCGCTCGAGGCCCATCGCCGACTCCGCGGCGACGCCAACCTCGACACCGCGCGCTGCTACAACACCCTCGGCGCGATCCATCGCGCCACGGCCCAACTCGACGAGGCCGAGAGCGACCACCGGACCGCACTTCAGATCCGTCAGGAGATCATGAAACGATCGAGGGGCGCCGAGCACGCCCAGGCCGAACTCGACGCCGCCGAGAGTCTCAACAACCTCGCGGTTGTGCGCCGACTCAAGGGCGACGCGCTCGAGGCCATCGAACGCTTCGAGCAGGCCCTCGAACTCCGTCTGAAGAACCTTCCCGCCGACCATCCGCTCGTCATCCAGAGCGAGACGAACCTCGGGCTGATGTACCTCCAACGCGACCGATTCGAGGAGGCCAAGCGGCTCTACGCTCAGGCCATGCCCGGAGCCGAGCGCGTCTATGGCTCCACCTCGGCGTTCTTCGGCACGACGCTCCGCAACTACGCCCAACTCCAACTCGAGACCGGCGACCCCGAAAACGCCATCCCCAATCTCAACCGCGCCATCACCATCCTCTCGCCTCAACTCGGCGATGACTCCATGGGCGTCGTCCTCGCCAAAGCGCACCTCCTTCGCGCGTTTCGAATGACCCGCGAGTTCTCACAGGGAGAATCGACGGCCGCGTCGCTCGACGCCCTTCTCTCGACCGTCGCGTCGCTCCAGGGCCAACTCCGCGCCGTCGCGACGCACCTCTATGAGTTCTACGATGCCGCGGGCCGCCCCGCGGATGCGGATCGCTGGCGTCAGAGGCTTGCCGACTCGCCTCCCTAGGCGATCGCGGGTTCTTCCTTGGTCGCCAGGCGCAGGATGTTCGTCTGCGTCATCGCGTCGCCCGTCAACTCGCCCGTGATGCGCCCGCTCGCCATCACGAGCACGCGATCCGAGAGCGCCAGCAACTCGGGCATCTCGCTCGACACGAGCAAAACCGCCGTCCCTCGGTTGGCCTCCTCGCGAACAAGACGATAGATCTCGGCCTTGGTCCCCACGTCGATGCCGCGCGTCGGCTCATCGAGCAGCAGCACCCGCGTGCGTGCGCCCATCCAGCGCGCGATGAGCACCTTCTGCTGGTTGCCGCCCGAGAGCGTCCCGGGGACGTTCGTCGCCGCCGCGGTCTTCACGTGGAACCCGAGGATCTTCTCGCGAACGACGCCCCGCTCGCTCGATGAACGCCGAACGAGTCGCCCGCGAGCCAACCGTGGCATCTCCGGCATCACGATGTTCTCGTCGATCCCCAGGAGAAAGAACAACCCGAGATTCCGCCGATCTTCGGGGACATAGCCGACCCCAGCCGCGATCGCTGCCCTCGGGTTCCCGAGCGCGACGGGCGTCCCATCGATCCGCACCGTTCCCGTCGCCCGAGAATCCAACCCGAAGATCGCGTCCAGCACCTCCGACCGCCCCGCGCCGACCAAGCCGCCGATCCCCACGATCTCCCCCGCGCGGACCTCGAGCGAGACATCCGACAACTTGCCGGGCGACGACACTCCACGAACCTCGAGCAACACGCTTCCCGGCGGCGCGTGCCCCACATCACCATCAGCCATCGCCCGGAGCGCCCCGGCCTCGCTCGCCGCGCCGTTCGTGCCGACTGATCCGGCGCTCGATGTGCGTGAACCAAACTCCCCTGCTCTCGCCGTCTCGATCCGCCGCCCGATCATCTGCTCCACTAGCGTCGGCTCATCGATCGCCTTGATGTCGTTGGTCGCGACGAATCGGCCATCTCGAAGAACCGTGACCCGGTCGCACACCTGGAAGATCTCGCCCATGCGATGGCTGACATACAGGATCGTCAGCCCTTCGCCCGCGAGCGAGCGCACGATCTCCATCAGCCGATCCGCCTCGCCCATCGAGAGCGAACTCGTCGGCTCATCGAAGACGATGACCCGCGCACGAGACGAGTGCCCGGCGCTCGCCGAATCGCCTCCATCATCGAGCGCGCTGGCGATCTGCACGATCTGCCTTCGCCCGGGACTGAGCACGCCCAGCGGCGCCTCGACATCGATCGTGGGATCGAGCCGTGCGAGCAGCCGCGACGCCCGCTCCCGCATCCGACGCCGGTCTACAAGCCCGAATCGCGATGGCATCGCGTGCAGGCTCAGATTCTCCGCCACACTCAGGTTGGGGCACTGCGCCAGTTCCTGGTGCACGATCCGCACGCCCGCCCCGAACGCGTCCTCGATCGAACCTGGCGAGAGTTCCCGCCCATCGATCACGACCGCACCCGAATCCTGCTTATACAGCCCGGCGATCGTCTTCCCGAGCGTGCTCTTGCCCGCGCCGTTCTCCCCCATGAGCGCGTGCACCTCGCCCGCCTCGAACGACACGCTCACGTCGTCCAACGCCTGCGTGATGCCGAACCGCTTCGAAATGTGCCGTGCCTCAAGAAACATGCACCATCACCTAAAGCCCGGCACACCCCTTCGAGTGCGCCGGTGATTGATCACTTCTGCTCCAACCACTTATCCCAGATCCCCTCAAACTCCTTCACATTGTCCTTCGTGACGATCTGGAGATCAAAGTGGACGACCGGGCTCGCCGGGTCCTTTCCCTCGAGCAACTTCTCGACAGCGATTCGCACCGACTCATGCCCCCAGCCATAGCAGTCCTGCCCGATGAGCGCCTGCACCTCGCCCTTGGCCACATACGCGAGTTCCTCACGCAGCGTGTCCACCGACACCACCTTCGCCCGTCCCGCAACACCCGTCAGCGCGTCCTTGGTGAACAGCGGCCACCCCCCCACCATCGCCCAACCGGCGATGTCCGGATTCGCCGTCTGCACCTGCTGCACCGTCGCCGCCGCATCCGGCGCGGTCTCCTTGTGGTAGTACACGTCCTTGAGCGTGAACCCTTTGGCCTTGAGCGAGTCCAGTTCCTGCTTCACGCCGCGGATGCGAGCCTGGAGGTTCGGCGCCGTCTGATTCCCGCCAAGGATCGCGATCGGCCCGCCCGTGTCGCCCATCGCCTTGGCGAGTTGCTTCATGACCTCGCGTCCGCACGCCTCGTCGTCGATGCCGTAGTACGCGAACCGCTTGGACTTGGGGCTGTCCGAATCGAAGGTCACCACGAGCACGCCGCGATCCACAGCGCTGTCGATCGGCAGTTTCAGCACATCGCCATCGGTGCACGAGACCGAGATCGCGTCGACACCCTGCCCGACGAGTTGCTCGATGTACTGCCCCTGCTTCTGCGCATCCTCATTCGTCGGCGTCTGCCAGATCACATCGATCTTCACGCCATACTTCTTCGAGAGTTCCGCGCCCGCGGCCAGCGCCCCCGTCCGCGCCGCCTGGAAGACCGGATTCGACTGCGACTTCGCGATCACGCCGATCCGCAAGGGACGAACCTTTGGCGCGTCGCCCTTCACCGAGTCCGCCGTCACGGCAGGCTTCGCCTCGCCCGGATTCGTCGCGGCGCCATGGCTCGGCGCCGACTCGCTCGTCTTGGGCGCAGAATCCACAGGCGGGTTCTTCTGCTCGCACCCCTGCATTCCCAAAGACGCGAGCACGCCAAACGCCATCGCCGCGCCCACGCGCAACCAAGAGCCCACGCCACCCGATCGATTCACATGATGCTTCATGACTTGCTCCTTGTTCTGGTTTCTCTGAGTAGTCTTCCCGATCTCAGTTTCGTTCGAACACTCAACGTCGGACATTCTCGCACAACCAGCCCGAATCACAACGCTCTCTCGCGGCTACCGCCCCGTGGGCATCAGCCGCGTCTTCAACTGATCCAGCACCACCGCGATCACGATCGCCGCACCCATCACCACCTGCGTGTAGTTCGTGTCAATACTCAGTATGATCATCGCGTTGGTGATGAGTTGGATGAGCACCGCGCCCAGCACCGCCCCGAGCGCGCTCCCGCGCCCGCCCGAGAGCGACGCCCCGCCGATCACGCTCGCCGCGATGACCGTCAACTCGTCCCCCGTCCCCGCGGCCGAGGTCGCCGCCCCGTAATACCCGATGTACACCGCCGCCGACAGACCCGCGAGCGCCCCCATCACCGCGAAGACCAGGACCTTGACATACCCCACGCCGATCCCGGCATACTTCGCCGCCGTCTCGTTCCCGCCGATCGCGAACGTCTGCCGCCCGGGAACCGTCCGCGTCAGCACAAAGTGTCCCGCCATCGCGACTAATCCCATGATCACCACCGGCACGGGATACACCGCGAGCGATCCCTTCGCTCCGATCGTCAGCGGCAACTTCATGAACCCCGCAACAAACGACGTGGGCAGCCCGCTCACCGACTGCCCCTTGGTCATGATGAACGCCACGCCGCGCAACGCCGCCATCGTCCCCAGCGTGATGATGAACGGATGCACGCGCAGCCCCACCACCATCGCCCCGTTCGCCACGCCGCACGCCATCCCCGTCAGCACGCACACGCCAAGTCCCACGGCGATCGACACCGCCGCACCGGCCCCGGCGTCACCAGCCCCCTGTTCCAACGCTCGCAACGCGATCGCCCCCACGATCGCGCTCACGGCATAGATCGACCCCACCGACAGATCGATCCCGCCCAGCACGATGATCGCCGTCATGCCCACGGCCATGATCGCCGTGTAACTCGCCTGCGTCGCCACCAGCACCAGATTCTGCGTGTTGAAGAACGCGTTGACGGTCGTCGTCACCCATTGCCCCGTCTCGGGATCCAGATGACGCGAGGGAATCGGGTGCGAGAAGATCGAGAGCGCAATCATCATCAGAACGATCACGAGGATCAGACCCGACTCCTGGGCCAGAAGCAGGCGACGCCACACTGGGTGCCCCCCGCTCTCAATCGCTCGTGTACCGCCGCCGCTCGATGACACGCCTACCTCCCAAAGTCACACGAAAGGTCCAAAGAATCCCACAGGTTCGGCGACTGCACCTCACAAGGCGCAGCAACCACCAATCCCCATGAAAACCTTGGGATTGACGGACCGTAGGTTAGTCGCTGTATTCGGTTCGTGCGACCCGGCCTGGCCTGCCGGTCAGCCGCCGACCTCGTGCTCGACCCGCCCCGATTCCTTGAAGATCCGAACGATTCGCACCACCTCGAGGGCGACCGCCATCTGGGCCTGGTCCGTGCTCGCCCCGCAGTGATGCGTCGAAACCACCCCCGGCAGTTTCACCGTCGCGTTCGACCACGCCCCTTCCGTCGCCGAGGGCTGGTCCTCGTACACATCCAGCCCCGCCCGGATCCCCTTCGATTGGATCGCCGACCGGAGTGCGGCCTCATCCACGATCGGCCCGCGGCTCGTGTTCACAAAGATCGCCCCGGGCTTCATGCACCCGAAGAACTCCGTGCCGAACAGGTGCTTCGTCGAATCCGCCAGCGGCAGATGCACACTCACCACGTCCGCCTGCTTCGCCAGCGCGTGCAGCGCCGGCGTGTCCGTCCCGCCAAACTCACACCCCAGCGCCCGCGCGTGCTGCTCGGTGATGCTCCGGCTCCACGCGATCACGCGCATGCCGAACGCCACGCCGCGCGTGATGACCTCCTGCCCGATCGCGCCCACGCCGACGACCGCGAGCGTCGTCCCCTTGAGCCCCCGCGCCTTGGAGAACTCCTTCTTGTTCCATTTCCCCTCGCGGGCCGCCACGCACTGGTCCGGAATCCGCCGATCGCACGCGAGAATCAGCCCGAACGCCAACTCGGCGACGGCGACCGCGTTCATCCCCGGGCAGTTGCAGACCTTGATCCCGCGAGACCGGGCCGCGGCGACATCGATGTTGTCCACGCCGCTCCCCGCGCGGACGATGACCCTCAGCCCCTTCGCCTCGGCCGTTACCCCCGCGGGGACTTTGGTCGAGCGGACCACGAGGATCTCGGGCGCGTGCTCGGTGATCGCTCCGGGGAGTTTCTCCGTCCCAAGGCCCGGGTGGTACTCGACCGTGGCGCCCAGCGCCTTGAGCCCCTCCAATCCCGCCGCCTCGAACTTGTCCGCTACCAAGACCTTCATGCGCACGCTCCTTGTGCCCACGCGCCATCTCCAGATCGCGAGGCACACAGAGCGTACGAACGCCCGAGGACGTTCTCAAACCTCTGAAGTCATGAGAGACGCATGGAGACACAACGATTCGGGGGATCGCGCCGGCGTTACCAGTTCGACGTGTTGATCTCCGCCGCCTGCACGTCGATGCCCTTCAGCCCGCCGCGCGTCCAGCGGAGATAGCCAATGACGGACTCCCCGCCCACGCGAGTGCCATTGCGGAGTGGCGGCTCCCAGGCCTGCGGTTGATACGAGTAGACCGTCGGAGCCGTGCTCCGTGGCGATCGCACATTGAACCCGGGATTGATCGAGTTGCCGACGCGATCGCCCGCGGGGCCCGTTGGAGTTCCCGTCTGGAAGATCGCCACGTGCCCGTCGAAGAAAAGCAGGGGCTGCTTCGCCTCGGGATACTCCATCGCCCACTCGCGCTTCCCGAAGTGCCGTGCCACAGCGTCGTACAGCACGACCTTCTGCGACGGATAGGCGACATCGCCCAGCCGGCGCCGCCCGAGCGTGTTCTGCCGATTCGGATCCGGCTGCGTGAGTTGGTACTGATAGTGTGTCGCCGCCTGAGCGAACGTGTTGCTCGTGCCGTCGCCTCGATCCGGCGACATCGCCGCGGGCACAAACTGATACGACGAGGAATACGGCCATCGCCAGTTCTGAGAGTTTGTCCCTGCCGGCTGTGGTTGCGCCGTGTTCGTCCGAAACGCCGGCACGTTCCACCATCGCATCCGAGTCGAATCCTCCGGACACACCACCCACGGCGAGGGTAGATTGAAGTCCATGAAGTCCTGGAGCGCCAGGTGGTTGTACAGAATGTACGGGATCCAGTTCGTCGGCCACGGAATGTCGCTCCGTCCCGAGCGCCGACGCATGATGTCCGTCGCTTGCGCCGCCGCCGCGCGAAGGTCCTCGGCAAACAACCCCCCAGCAGGCCTCAGGTCGGCATACTGGCTCGTCGCATAGACCTTGCGGGTCCAACTGAACGACACGATCTTGTCCAGATACGTCGCCGCGTATCCCGATATGCCCGTCCCCAACTGATTCAAGTTGTTCTGGCACTTGAGCAATCGCGCCGACCGCTTCGCCTGCGCGAGCGCGGGCAACAGCAGCCCGATCAAAAGCGCGATAATCGCGATCACCACCAGCAACTCAATGAGCGTAAAGCCCCGACCGTGTCGTGCTCGCATACAACCCCTGTTTCCGCGCCCCGACAGGCCATGAAAGCCCGTCGATAGAATCACCCCGGCGCATAGTCCAAACACACGATGACTCAATCGTACCAGACCGTTTCCGACACCGCAACCCCAATCCAGACATGAACCACTTTCCGATCCAGAACCTCAGTCTGCCTCGATCTCGACTCCTTCTTTCCCTCGCGGCTTTGTGCTCGCTTCTCTTGCTCGCCTCGTGTGCAACCCAGCGCCCTATTCCCGGAACAGCACACGAAGCCATCCGCGGCACACAACCCGAATCGACACTCAACGCTCAAGGCCCGCGAATCCAGCCTTCGGTCACTTCCAGCAAGACCCCACTCGCCACCACGTCAAGCGGCGGCGTCATCACCCTCGCCGATATCCAGACCCAACTCCTCGAAGCCCAGGGCCGGGCCATCGCCGAAGAAGTCGCCCTCGATCGCGCCCTCGCCCGTGAACTCAAGGCCAAATCACTCACTATCCACGACCAGGACCTCGACCGCGAGGAGCAGGAACTCCTCCAGAACGTCGCGAGGGGCGCCCGCACCGACGCCGACGAGGCCCAGCGCCTCATCCTCCAGATCCGGCGCGAGAGAGGCCTCGGCCCCGCACGCTACCGCGCGCTCCTCCTCCGAAACGCCGCCCTCCGCGCCCTCGTCGCCCCCGAGATCGACATCACTCCCGCGGAAATCGAGCGAGAACAATCGCTCCGGGCCTCCCCACGTGTCCGTGCGCGCGTCATCATCACCCGGACCCGTGAGCAGGCGAGTGACCTCCGTCGCCGTCTCGAATCCACGCCCACCGAGGAACGCGCAACTCGCTTTGCCGAACTCGCCGCCGCCTACTCCACCGACGCCTCGGCCACCAACGCCGGGCAACTCGAGCCCTTCGCCCTCGAAGACCCTGCCGTCCCTGCCGTGCTCCGCAATCTTCTCCAAGGCCTGAACCCGGGCGATCTGACACCTCTTTTCATCCTCGACTCGACCGTGGGATTTGCCCTCTTCGAGGGAACCAACCCCGCTCCAGCGGCCGCCCCTTCAACTGAGGACATCATCCGTGAGTTACGTACTAAATACGAACGGATCGCTATGGATCGATTGGCAAAGGATCTCTTGGCGGGCGAATACCTAAAATTTACCGATCTATCTATCCGGTGGTAGTCGGTCGGGGGAGACAGGGAATTCCTGATCAATACACAACTTGCCCCTGACGTAATCCTTGTAGTTTCGGCAACCTGCTTCTCTCGAACGTTCTTCACTGTGATGAGCCCCAACGAAGTGGGGACATGAGGCCCACTCCTCGGCGTCGCGGGCGGAATCACCGGACGCCGTAGCCGACAAGTCCTGCGGCATAAACACATGGCTCCTATGCCTTCCGCCTCGCACGACGCGGGTTATATCTATTCGAGCTTTGGCGATGCAAGAACCCCCGGTCACGCGGTCGTATTCACGCGGCCCGTTGTGCCGTCGATCTTCGGAATCGTCAACGCGACGATGAATCCCACGACCGACAACGCCGACCCAACGAAGAACGGCGCACCGGGGACCATGACATTACGTCCCGGGGTCGTGAAGTGCGCAAAAACCAGCCCGCCCAGGATCGGACCAAAGACCGAGGCCAGTCCGATGACGCTGACAAACGCGCCCTGCACGCGTCCTTGTTCGCGCGGCCCAACCTGCCGGGTGATGAGCGCCTGCGAGGCCGGTTGCGAGACCGCCCCGATCGACGCGATCGCCACGAGGATGTAGATCATCCATCCTTGCGGCGCGAGGCCATAGCACAAGTACGCGAGGCTGGCGATCGCGACGCCCAGGAGCAGACTCCGCCGCTCGCCAAGGGCCGGGATGATCTTCCGGGCGAGCCCACCCTGCACCACCACGGCCCCGATCCCGACGACAAAGAGCGACAGCCCCACCTGCGTCGTGCTCCAGCCATACCGGAACTTGGTGTAGAGCACCCACGTCGCGTGCAGCCCGAACTGTGCGAGGTTGAGCAGCAGCGAGACCAAGGCGATCCGTCGCACGCCGGGAAAGTCACGCAGATTCCGGATCGCCCCAAAGGGGTTGAGCCGCGAGAACGTGAGCGGGTGTTTGGCGCGATGCTCGGTCGCCAGCGACTCGGGGAGCACGAAGACGCCATAGACCACGCTCGCGAGCGTGACGATGCCCGCGACGACAAACGGAAGACGGATGCTGATATCGCCCAGTAAGCCGCCCGCGACCGGCCCGATCACGAATCCCAGGCCGAACGCCGCCCCGATCATCCCAAACGCCGCCGGGCGCTTCTCAATCGGCGTGACATCGGCGATATAGGCGTTGGCCACGGTGATGTTGGCCCCCGAGATCCCATTGAGCGTCCGCGCGATGAACAGGAACCACAGCGAAGGCGAGAGCGCCTGGACGAAGAAATCGATCGCCGAGCCGGCCAGCGAGAGCAGGATCACCGGCCGGCGACCGAACCGATCCGACAACGTCCCGAGCAACGGCCCAAAGATCAACTGCATTGCCGCATACGACGCGCCGAGAAGCCCGACATACGGCGCGGCCCTGGACTCACGCGAGATCGCCTTGGGATCTCGCTCGTTCGAAGTCTCGGACGCGGCGGCCGTGGCAGGCTCGGACGATGGCTTGGAGTTCGCGCCCGAGCCAGGCGCGGCCGCCTCGACCCGCGACTTCACGTCGTCCTGGAGCATCGCGGCCTCGGCGATGAACGCGAGATCCTTCTCGGGCAGGAGCGCTTCCACAAGCCGCGGGGCCACGGGGATAATCAGCCCGATGCCGAGAGCGTCCAGCAGGATCGTCACAAAGATAAAGATGGCCGCCGCTCGCCGATTCCGACCGGTCGGCGCGGACGCGCCACTCGCCGGCGTCTCCCCGGACGATGTCTCCGATGTTGGCTCCTGGCTCGACACGCACGCAGAAGGTAGGACGCCGAATCTCGATTCGTCCTGCGTGCATCCCCCGCGCATGGGCATTCGTCGCTATGCCGACGCCCCGTCCTTGAGTTCCGGACGGTTCTTGAGTTCCCGCCGCATGATCTTCCCCGTCGGGTTCTTGGGGAGTTCATCGAGTCTGATGACTCGGTCGGGCACCTTGTACCCCGCGAGCGACTGGCGGCACCACGATTGCAACTCACGCTCGTCGAACTCGCCCCCCTCGCGGATCTCGACAAAGGCGACGGGCAACTCGCCCCGCACGGGATCGTGCACACCGATCACGCCCGACGCGGCGACCGAGGCGTGCCTGTTGAGGACCTCCTCGATCTCGCGAGGGAAGACGTTCTCGCCGCCAACGATCATCATCTCCTTGAGGCGCCCGGTGATGTACAGGTGCCCGTCGAGATCGAATCGTCCGATGTCCCCCGTGCGGAAGAACCCATCGCTCGTGAAGGCGCCCGCCGATTCCGTCGGGAGTTTGTAATACCCCCGCATCACGTTCGGACCCATGATCTGCACCTCGCCGTCCTCGTTGGGGCCCAGCGGCTTCCCGGTGTTCACATCGACGATCCGTTCCGTCACGCCCGGCAGCGCCATCCCCACGCTCCCGCGCTTGAAATCCTGGGGCCTGCACCAGTTCGAGACCGGGGCCGTTTCCGTCAACCCATACCCCTCGTTGAGCGTCACGCCGAACCGATCGCGCAGCCGTTCGAAGACACTCTGCGGGAGCGGCTCGCCACCCGAGACCACAAACCGCAGAGAGGCCCAGTCCTCGGGCGTGGCGTCCTTGGCGTTGGCGAGTGCCGCGTACATCGATGGGATCGCGATCAGCAGCGTGGGGCGATGCTCCCGTAGCGCCTTCACGATCTTCCCGGGCATGAACCGCGCGAGGTACACCACCTTGAACCCCAGCGAGAGGGGCAGGATCGTCAGCGCGGTCAGCCCGAACGTGTGGAACTGCGGCAGCACGCCGAGAAAGACATGGTCGTCGCCATGCTTGATTCCGACCCATTCCACGATCTGGCGGACGTTGGCGACGATGTTCCCGTGCGTGAGCATCACGCCCTTGGGCTTCCCGCTGGTTCCGGATGTGTACAACAGAAGTGCGAGGTCGTCATCGTCCACCATCGCCGGCCAGCGCGCCTCGGGCACGCCCTCGAACTTCTGCTCGTCCAGACGCACGAGATTCGCAACCCTCGGCGTGAACTTCATGAAGTCCAGCATCGCCCCGACCGTCAGCACGACCTCCGTGCCGCAGTCGTC encodes:
- a CDS encoding substrate-binding domain-containing protein, which codes for MKHHVNRSGGVGSWLRVGAAMAFGVLASLGMQGCEQKNPPVDSAPKTSESAPSHGAATNPGEAKPAVTADSVKGDAPKVRPLRIGVIAKSQSNPVFQAARTGALAAGAELSKKYGVKIDVIWQTPTNEDAQKQGQYIEQLVGQGVDAISVSCTDGDVLKLPIDSAVDRGVLVVTFDSDSPKSKRFAYYGIDDEACGREVMKQLAKAMGDTGGPIAILGGNQTAPNLQARIRGVKQELDSLKAKGFTLKDVYYHKETAPDAAATVQQVQTANPDIAGWAMVGGWPLFTKDALTGVAGRAKVVSVDTLREELAYVAKGEVQALIGQDCYGWGHESVRIAVEKLLEGKDPASPVVHFDLQIVTKDNVKEFEGIWDKWLEQK
- a CDS encoding ABC transporter permease, encoding MSSSGGGTRAIESGGHPVWRRLLLAQESGLILVIVLMMIALSIFSHPIPSRHLDPETGQWVTTTVNAFFNTQNLVLVATQASYTAIMAVGMTAIIVLGGIDLSVGSIYAVSAIVGAIALRALEQGAGDAGAGAAVSIAVGLGVCVLTGMACGVANGAMVVGLRVHPFIITLGTMAALRGVAFIMTKGQSVSGLPTSFVAGFMKLPLTIGAKGSLAVYPVPVVIMGLVAMAGHFVLTRTVPGRQTFAIGGNETAAKYAGIGVGYVKVLVFAVMGALAGLSAAVYIGYYGAATSAAGTGDELTVIAASVIGGASLSGGRGSALGAVLGAVLIQLITNAMIILSIDTNYTQVVMGAAIVIAVVLDQLKTRLMPTGR
- a CDS encoding phosphoglycerate dehydrogenase, with translation MKVLVADKFEAAGLEGLKALGATVEYHPGLGTEKLPGAITEHAPEILVVRSTKVPAGVTAEAKGLRVIVRAGSGVDNIDVAAARSRGIKVCNCPGMNAVAVAELAFGLILACDRRIPDQCVAAREGKWNKKEFSKARGLKGTTLAVVGVGAIGQEVITRGVAFGMRVIAWSRSITEQHARALGCEFGGTDTPALHALAKQADVVSVHLPLADSTKHLFGTEFFGCMKPGAIFVNTSRGPIVDEAALRSAIQSKGIRAGLDVYEDQPSATEGAWSNATVKLPGVVSTHHCGASTDQAQMAVALEVVRIVRIFKESGRVEHEVGG
- a CDS encoding prepilin-type N-terminal cleavage/methylation domain-containing protein, with amino-acid sequence MRARHGRGFTLIELLVVIAIIALLIGLLLPALAQAKRSARLLKCQNNLNQLGTGISGYAATYLDKIVSFSWTRKVYATSQYADLRPAGGLFAEDLRAAAAQATDIMRRRSGRSDIPWPTNWIPYILYNHLALQDFMDFNLPSPWVVCPEDSTRMRWWNVPAFRTNTAQPQPAGTNSQNWRWPYSSSYQFVPAAMSPDRGDGTSNTFAQAATHYQYQLTQPDPNRQNTLGRRRLGDVAYPSQKVVLYDAVARHFGKREWAMEYPEAKQPLLFFDGHVAIFQTGTPTGPAGDRVGNSINPGFNVRSPRSTAPTVYSYQPQAWEPPLRNGTRVGGESVIGYLRWTRGGLKGIDVQAAEINTSNW
- a CDS encoding peptidylprolyl isomerase, with protein sequence MNHFPIQNLSLPRSRLLLSLAALCSLLLLASCATQRPIPGTAHEAIRGTQPESTLNAQGPRIQPSVTSSKTPLATTSSGGVITLADIQTQLLEAQGRAIAEEVALDRALARELKAKSLTIHDQDLDREEQELLQNVARGARTDADEAQRLILQIRRERGLGPARYRALLLRNAALRALVAPEIDITPAEIEREQSLRASPRVRARVIITRTREQASDLRRRLESTPTEERATRFAELAAAYSTDASATNAGQLEPFALEDPAVPAVLRNLLQGLNPGDLTPLFILDSTVGFALFEGTNPAPAAAPSTEDIIRELRTKYERIAMDRLAKDLLAGEYLKFTDLSIRW